TCTCCGTCTTCCGCTCCTCCCTCGCCCTGAATGGGAGTTTCGTCGGAgcggcatcctcctcctccacctcgccacCACCGTTCCCCTCCAGCTCCCCCTTCGCTCTACCCCTGTGGTCCCACCACCGACGCTCCTCCCCGCTCGCGTGCGCCGACCTCGTCGACCGGGGTGACTTCAACGGGGCACGCCGCGACGCGACAccatgctcgccgccgccgacctcgtcgaGCGGGGTGACTTTGACGGGGACAAGAGAGGCCATGGCGACGCCCGACCGTGGCGTGCTCCTCTGCACCGGTGACCGCGCCCGCCGAACCGTCCTGTCGCGCCGCCCTGGCTGCTcttcgccggccaccgcccatggagagggaaggagagaggaagtGAGTTGATGGGGAGGGTAAGAAGTGGTGACGTGGTCAATCTAACACGCGGGTCCCATGCggactcagctgccacgtcggacaaTACCGGGATCAAAATCACCGAAGGACCTAAATTGAACGGTTTTGTAACTTGAGAgatgtcatatatctggttttgtggttgggggacgattttgtaactcgatgacaagttgagggaccttcggtgcactTTTTATGTGAAAAAATTGTCCATTGCCAGGCCTCCTAGTCCTGATGGTTTTAATGGCCTTTTTGTCAAGAAGTGTTGGCCCATAATTTGTCAGGACTATTTATAGGCTAGCTGCTGAGTTTCATTCGGGGCATCTTGCAGCGAGAGGTCGAAGTGGGCCTGGGCACGGTGTAGACTTCGAAGTCGTCGTCGACGAAGGCCACCATCTTCGTGAGGGTGGCGCCGATGGGCATGTCGCCGGCCAGAGGACGTCATCGAGGCCGTCGGGCGCCCGCCCTCCCCCCCCGCAGCCGCCCAGCTCCTCCCCTACCGGCTGCCGCCCGCGCCCAGCTCCGCCCCGCCAGCCGAGCCCCGCTCCGCCCCCGACGGCCGCACCCAGCTCCTCCCCCGGCTCCCCTGGCTAGGAGGGCGGGCGCAGGAGGCCGTGCGGCGCTGCTGCCGCCTCGTCGCCCATCGCCCGTTGCCGGTCTCCCGCGCTCCCCCACCGGCCGGCTGCCCTGCATggggaggggaagaaggagagaggaagagagggaggggaagaaggggctggcatatgggacccacgtgggtcccatgctgagtcagctgccacgttggataaaaccggagtcaaaaccgccTAGGAGTCtaatttgcaccggttttataagttgtatccggttttacggttggaggacgattttgcaattcgatgacaagttgagggaccttgggtatACTTTTTCCAATCAGATTCGCTCACTAGCTAATGGAGTCGAAGTGGATTTATTCCAAATCAAAATCTCTTCCAGACCAAATAACATGGGCACATCTAAGTCAGAGTCCCGTTCCGGCCCGACAGATATGGGCCCCTTGAATCACGGCCGTACTGACCAACGGACTGGATCCTTCCGACGCCGGTGGGCGGGGAGGCGGAGACGGCAGCCTCGTGGATATTAATTGTTTTGTTGAAGCAACAGATGCAGGTGATTTGGCTGGTGCAAACCCAATCCTTAGTTGTAGCTGATATTGTTTTGATCCACAATGTGTTTTGCATTCTGTCTAGTTGTGATGTCTTGCAATGTCTCAACTCTCTACTGTGAAGGCTTTTGCCACAGATTTGTCTTCAGGCGAGTATATTTCTTTATAAGATAGTGGCAGGAATGCCGCTTTGTTGCTGCAACTTTCACAACAAACTTCAGCAATACACCGCATTTGACGGCACCTTACATGCACAGGCTTACAGCTTATTTCTGCATATATATAACCAAATGGCATCCATTTCCATCTCTACCAATCCTTGCAAATCGCAAGAGAGAAATGTTATGAACTCTGAATTCTGAAGAGTGATGTTGTACTTTGAGCTCTGAAGAAAGCAAGTTTACCGCCCATAGATCACGAGCAGTGACAGCCACTGACCCAGTGAGTCCAATGCTCGACCAATGCGCAGTGATGGCCTGTTCCAGAGTACCACATCCTTCCTGTTGTTGCTGAGTGACCTGGCCCAAACCTATCGACAAATTAACACAGTATTGCCAGCTTCAGAGCATGGAACAAAGACAAGGCTGAAACTTGAAAACCACTGATGCAGATGAACAGGGATTACCTCCAATCCATTGTCAGCTTGCATTTTCTTTCCTTGGACACCTAGTCTGTCTGCACAAAGTTGTTATATGAGTATGGTGAAATATCAAAGAATATGGCTAGATCTAAGCATGTGAAAGAGAAGGCTTGCCTTGGTTCACAACGATGACCTCCCAGTTGCTGAGTATGTCTTTCATCTGCTGGCTCgggcctgtttagtttccaaaaagaaaatttttttgtGTCACATAGGATGTTTGACCGAATGTCGGAAGggtttttcggacacgaatgaaaaaaataatttcataactcgcctggaaaccgcgagacgaatcttttgagcctaattaatccgtcattagcacatgtggattactgtagcacttatggctaatcatagactaattaggctgaaaagattcgtctcgcgattttctctctaactgtgcaattagttttttcatttatctatatttaatgcttcatgcatatgtccaaagattcgatgtgatgtttttgggaaactAAACGGGGCCACATTGAGCGCACATCACATCCAATCAAAAGAGGAGCCTGAACAGTTGAAGCAAAGCTTGCTGTGAGGAAAtgcaacaaaagaaaatattcAACATTGCAGCAAAACTGTTAGTACACAAAACATGCTATGGTACCTATGATTGTGCCCACAGATACTGAACTGTGAGCGGTACTCCGATTAAGACATCTCCCCATCGCCCACTTCAAGCATGCCAGGATCTGCAATTGATGTTCAACAGCATCTGTTGATCGGTTCGAAGCTCTCAAATGGTTGAGCAGAACACATTCATCTCAAATTCTTACCGTTCCATCCACCAGGTCCAGCATAGGCAGGCAGCCCATTTGTCGTTTTCGTCTGCACAAGATGTCATACTGAAATAACAGCGCAATCATGATCAGTACTACCTCcttttcacaatataagtcattctaacattttccacatttatattagtgttagtgaatctagatagatatatatgtttagatttattaatatcaatataaatatgagaaatgttagaatgacttacattgtgaaacgaggGAGTACTGAAAAACTCAAGTATTATGTAAATGATACTACAGAGAAGATGAGCAGAACCTGCCCCAGTTGTCAGTGATGTCATCAGTTGTTCTCCGGCTTGTTAACCATGTAGCAAGATTTTCTTATCCCCTGTACAGAAAAGGCATGGGGCCCTAGGGAATCAACAATGCTTCGTTGTTCCTTCGACCCAGCCAATGATTTTACAGCAAGCCAAACATTTACAGAGTGACAACATAATATTACTGTAGGTCTTCATGGCATTTCTCATTCTAGTGTACTATTCATTAGACATGAAAACATTTAGCCAGCAGTACGATGCATAAGGCTCACAAAGTTTTGCAGCACACGTATTGCTTCTATAAACAAATGTACAAAAGAATGGAATCTTTACTCTTTCCTCCACTAAAAAGTCCTTGATTGTATAACCAAGGGAGAGTGATATCTACTACAATATGaaaaaaagcaccaaaccaCACTGCGTTGGCACATGAAGAAAAGAACAATACCGCAGAAGATTCACACTTCTGAGGTATTTGAAGATTAATCAAAATGAATAGATGAATGGCAAAAGCGCAGAGAAAAACAGCATTATAGAAGAAGCTGCTCTGAATGAGATACGGCCACATGAGGCGATATAATTGAAATGTTTTTCAAACATAATTCGAATAGGATCACACAAAAAGAGAATTAACGAGATCAGGAAGGTAACAAGTCATAAATAGTAGAAATCCGAATCGCTTTTAGCACAAACAGAGAGTAACATGAAGCGTTCGGGTTAGCTAGCCAAGATCATTCACATTTAGGATCACAACTACTATGACAAGTACTATGCCAATCAGAATCAAATCACAGTTGCAATCCCATTCATTCCAATACGTTAGCAATTCACTCGGTTTAACTACGAAAGCAGTTACTTGTGATTCCCACACGTTTAGTTACAAGTAGCAAAGATACGGGCAATAATAATAACACCATTAGACATAGTAATATCCTAATAATGATTAATGAGCAGAAGCACTCTAGTATATTTAGCTGGATCACAGATCATTGCTCCTTACCACCAACCATTATTGATTCCCTGCAAGATTCTAGCtacacctcgtcgtcgtcgtcgtcgtcgtcggtgaccTCCTGCTGGATCTCGGCGTAGCCCTTGGTGCGGTACTGGTAGAGGACGAAGGCGTCGAATTCCCTGTTCTCGTGAACCTGGGCGGCGATTTCCTGCCTGAGTTCTTGGTCGACGAACATGTGCTGCGCGACGCCCGGATCGATCGGGAGCGGGCGAGGCGTCTCGCGCGCGAGGTAGGCCATCACCTCCTTGGTCCGCAGGTATCCCATCAGCTCGTCGCTCAGCTTCACCGTCaccagcttcttcttcttcctcttcttctcgcCCTCCGCCGGGGCCTTGGACTTGCTgttgctctcctcctcctccttgagtACGGCTTGTGTCCCGTCGGGCTTGGGCTTGTGCTTGTGCTTGtgcctcctcttctccttcttcttcggTGATCCCTTTTCGGGGGACTTGagattctcctcctccttgggTATGGCGtccaccaccatctcctccttcGCCTCGTCGGGCTTGTGCTTgcgcctcctcttctccttctccttcttcttctcagGGGAGTTGAGCTTGCCGATTCCCTCGATCTCATCCCTCTCCATCGCgccccgcccgccgtcgccctaATCTCTCCCTATCGAAACCCTTCactcacgtactccctccatcaaaaaaaaaaagacaaaccctggtttctatgtccaacgtttgaccgtccgtcttatttaaaaaaaattaaaagacaagtcatgcataaagtattaatcatgttttatcatctaataacaatgaaaatactaattataaaaaaaaatcatataagacggacagtcaaacgtttgACACGGAAATCcagtgtttgtcttttttttttttaggacagagggagtatgcgttgcggcggcggccactGCGAGGTAGAGAGGAGAGGGTAACCCTAGGCGCTAAATGGGCTGGACCTTTACCACACAGGTCCAACTAATTACATATAGggataagttcactttagatctCTCGTCTTGACGTTGAAATACTCcctgtctcataatataagcaattttaactcaccatttgtcttattaaaaaaaattggaattattatttcttttatttgtgactcactttattatccaaagtactttaagcacaatatttcttttttatatttgtacaaattttctgaataagatgagtggtcaaacagtgcaagtaaaaagtcaaaatcctttatattatgggacggagggagtaactaattTCGTCCTCAAACCGTAATAATTGTACATATAACGAGGCCCTCCACTTGCAAAACCGGTGTACCCGATATTCCAAGCAGTATAGAGCCTGATTTTAGCCGATGTGGtgagtgggccccacgtgtcaggtCTATTTCTTATTCCTCTAGCCTCCCCTCTTCCCATCTCCTATTCCACTCCCAtcttccctctctctcatcCGTTCCCGATCGCTGGTGAGGGAGGGGCAAAGGCGACTGGTGGCAGGCCGCCATCGTTTCGGACAACACCATCTATGTCGCATTGGCCCCATCAGGGTTCTCTACGTGAGGTGTCCTCTTTGCCATCGAACTCACAGAACTTGAGCACGTGCTTCGCGCTGGACCTGTTCGCCGATGTGTATGTTTGAGCCGTGCTCTACCACCGGGAAGAAGTTCGAGCCCTCCAGGATGCGAGCGATCATCGATGAGTGCATCGGTGCGCTTTCCGCTTCAAGCGAAGGAAGTTAGCTAGAGCAGAGCTAGTGACAATGTCTCATTGGTGCGCTTTCCGCTTCAAGCGAAGGAAGTCAGCTAGAGCAGAGCTAGCAACAATGTgacatagggtgtgtttagttccacgctaaaattgaaagtttaaagaaattggaacgatgtgatagaaaaaatgaaagtttgcgtatgtagaaaagttcgatgtgacgaaaaagttgaaagtttgaagaataaaaagttagaatctaaacaaagccatactccctccgtcccgaatTACATGGCACCCTCTCTCTTTTGAGGAAAATCAAACTCGATAACTcttgactaataatcatactaacaCATATATAAGATAGTGGCAGGAGTACCGTTTTATTGCTGCAACTTTCGTTACAAACTTCTGATATACACCGCATTTGATGGCACCTTACATATACGCTTATAGGCTTGCAGCTTATTTCTGCATATAACCAAATGGCATCCCATTTCCAGCTCTACAAATCCTTTGCAAATTCCAAACATTTTCTTCCTGAATCCTGATAAATTTAGGCTGTATTCGCAGACACGTACTAATCTGTACTGCTCTCTATGATTAGTTTGGTGTCAAGACGCTTGCAGTCATGAGGCACCACCAATGCTGACCCTGAGCTGCGAACGACGAGTGCTGCACAATTGACAGAAATTGTGTGAGCTCTGAAGAAAGCAATTGATGTTCAACAGCATCTGTTGATCAGTTTGAAACTCTCAGATGGTTGAGCAGAACACATTCATATCAAATTCTTACCATTCCATCCACCAGGTCCACCATAGGCAGCACATTCGTAGGACGTTCTGGTCTGCACGGGATGTCATACTGAAATAACAGCGCAATCATCTCGTGCATTCGCTCTCAATGCCCCCAATCACACAACTTGGTCATGTTCTTTCCTCCAAtaaagttggatgaagattaagattttcgtgacatattttttaaactgctaaacagtgcgtttcatgcgaaaactttctacaagagagttgctctaaaatatcatacaaatctatttttcaagtttgtaataattaaaactcaatcaatcatacgttaatactacctcattttgcgtaaaaaacttaatcatcatcttcatcttcatttttagaagaaaagaacaccaccaacATGTTCTTCTGCCCCCCAATGGCATTCGCTCTCATTAAGGTTGTTCTGCATCGAGTACAATGCTCCATGTAACCAacgactatttttttctatagttCATTCTAATTTGTCAACAAGTGAAAATATAAATCCTTTTGTCTGCTACAACATGCTTATTGTTACCTGATAGGGCACGTGCCATTGCGAGGCGTAGAAACATCTAAATGCTCAACGACTAATTTTGCAGCCCACAGTTCTATATTAACTCACAAATCTGATTATTCTCACGTGTCATACCACTAAACACTATCAGTATGATGCATTTAAATAGAAGAATTATACATAGCAGAGCAGAAACCAGTTATATGAAACCGTGTAGATAAGATAAACCACATGACGGCAGACTACCACAGATCCATAAAAGAAAACATTTTGGTTTTTTCAGCTTCACCTAGCAATTATGACAATATATCTGGACAACAAGCAGTGGCGGATCCAAGGTCCGGCAACTCCGGGCAGCTGCCTGGACTCACCGGCGGATCACACCATTACAATACCTTAAATTTTCAGTGATTAACAGTGTATATAATTCTTCACATATGTATTTGCCCGGGCTTTAAAAAGTATCAAGATCCGCCACTGACAATAAGGATATGCACCAATCTTAGAACCTCACTACTTTCTTCCCATGACAATGCAAAACAGATCCCACTTTCATTTACCAGATATAGCCTGACATCAGTTGGTACCGGGTACCCTAAATAGAAAGATATAGAGGCAAAAAGACCATACTGACCTCATAGATCCTGACATTTCTTTACCAGTTGCCATCTTTGGTTCCTCAGCATGTGCCACCCTGTACTTATAACACCATGTCAGCTAATAAGAGTAAAAGTTAATTTAATTAAGGGGTACCTAAAAGAAAACATCAATAAACCCCTTTACATTTCAACAAAAACCTCAAGTTTCTCTTCCTGACACTGACCAACCAACTTCAATTCATAACATGAAAATCCAAGACAGAAGGAAACataatactccatctgtttcataCTAATTTTTTATAAGTTTGACCGAGTTTATAGAGAAACATAGTagcattttcaatacaaaacaaacatattatcaaaatatattcaatgttaagtttaataaaactaatttcgtgttttagatgttgctaaatttttctataaacttgattaaatttaaaaaagtttgactacaggaaaaaaaaatcaaaacgccCTACAATAcaacgaaacggaggaagtaaaaaTGAAGCACGGAATGAGAAACTTCTTTCTTTCTGTTTCCGATGTGTGCGATGTGGTAGAATCGGAATATTAATCGGGCACTTTGATTTGCTAAAATATCATCATGCAAAAACAAAGGGAAAAAGGCTAGCCAACCTGAAATCTGCTGCCTGTGACATGAATAGGTGGTGCGGGGTGTGATCAAGCTCTCCTTGCCTTCGGTGTTGCCCTTCCTTGTGCTTCTGAAGCCTTGTGCTCTTAAAGGACCATGCCAAAACAAAAAGATGAAATATGTTATGGCATGAACCATGTACATAATGTTGAGTATGACACACGAGGGAAATTAAAAGCGTGGCAATAAGACAGTAAAGATTATACGAGTCCTTAAATGACTTGGCGTCACTTTAAGACCACTGACTGAACCTCAATATAAATCTGCAAGCAGCACAAGGTACAGTATGGAAGAAGAGTAAATTAATCAAATACAAGTCTTGAGTAATGAGCTATACCGATTCCAGTTGGCCATAGCAGCATGCTGggttaaatatatatacatatatataaacaccAGTCATTCTCAAGTCCCCAGCAAGCACTCAATTTGccgtttttttttgacaaattgacccttttagaaaacttatttcgaaactaacccctgccaaaaacttcaaccaaaaataggccgtcgcctcagcgccaaacacattggcgctgacgttggccgtgtcagcgccaacgAGACTGGCGCTGATattgtgccaccgtggcggccgggccgatccccagctgacgtggcagctacctcagcgccaaccggactggcgctgaggtgggacttggccgcaaccccaaggcccagaccagcaagccttctggatggcttgcgggctgggacctcagcgccagccataatggcgctgaccgtgggacactcagcgccagcccacctggcgctgaggtgggacttggccgtttcggccatggcccagcccagccgaaacggcccagcccagcaagccttctggatggcttgcgggctgggacctcagcgccagccataatggcgctgaccgTGGGACACTCAGCGCCCGTTGGTATCAAATGCTCTTGCCCATTTGACCTTAAGTGGCATATGGTCTTCTAGCCACTTCTTTGGCCTCTCTCCGACCACACCCATGAGGCGTTTTATCTCATCTAGGAACAATGCTTTCTCATTTATTTGACATATGCGCTCAAGATCTTTCATCTGATCAGTCGTAGCTCCAGCTGTGTAGAAGTTAGCACAGAAGTGCCTCATGCACCACCTGTGGTGAATGGTTAGGTGATGAGGCATGATGTGGATGATGGAGTTCAAAATGCCAGGGTGTCTATCAGAAATTATACACACTTCTCTATTAGGACCGATCAACTTGTTTCTCAACATGTTGATGAACCACTCCCAGTTGGATGTATTCTCCTTCTCTACCAGAGCAAACGCCAAGGGAACAAGATGTAACCCGGCGTCGACCCCTATTGCCATGAGCAATGTACCTTGGTATTTACCGGTTAAGAAAGTGCCATCAATTGCTAGCACCGGCCTCAAGTGCTTGAATGCTTCTATGGACTGGCCAAATATCCAATATGCACGTCCAAATACTCGCTTCTGTACTCCATCCACCATCCTGGACTTCTCGGGATGAGCCTCAACACGGAAATGCATGGTAGGGTTCTTTGCTTTGATGGCACGCATCAGTGTAGGCAAGCGAACATACGCCTCGTCCCAATATCCCCAAATGACCTTCATAGCAACTTGCTTAGCACGCCATGCTTTGCCATACGTAGGCCGATAGTGCCATATTTGCTCAACTGCCTCGACAATCGCTGCTGGAGATAAAGTTGGTTCAGCTCGCACAAATGCCTGTAACCTGTTTCCAATAAACCTTGAAGTAAGTTGCAAATGCTTGCCGGTTACTTCCGCACTACAGCATGTGTGGTCTTCGCCCACCCTAGTCACCCGCCACCTATCTCCTCCACTCTTCCTTGCATTAATCTGCCATTTGCAATGGCGATCGAGACAAGCCATAGTATACTTTACTGACGCGTTAGATTCCTTCACATGGTACGGCCGGTGGACACGGATAGAATAACTCTGTAGCCATATTTTCAGATCATCCATCGATCGAAACTCCAACCCCTTCCTTGGTTCATCACACATTGGTTCGAAGGCACCGTCATATTGTGGATCCCCATCAGCAATTGCTAGCCCAGATCTGGTAAGATCCTCGAATTGTGTTATTTCCGGGTTTCTACCCACCAGTTTCGCAAACACAATCCTTTCATGCTCTGACATCTTACGCACTGGACGATCATCATCGGAGTCGGAAGCGGACTCATCCAATTCATCCTCTGTATCATACTCCAACCAGCCTGGGTTCAATCCACTGCGTATCATAGCCTCCTCACACTCCTCTCGGGTATAGAATTTCAGCCTAGCCAACTCCCTTAGGCCCATACTTACATTCTTAGCATTCGCTTCTTCCTCAGGCAACTCCACATCATCTCCTACCTCCCGACCATCCTCaacatctccttcctctcttaccggcacattctcctccacattaacttcctcccttaacggcacattgtcctctgcatgtacttcttcccttaacggcacattctcctctgcatgtacttcctcccttaccgggtcattctcttccctgacctccacatccgccatatcatttactccctcGCCCCCCTCCACGTCTTCCTCAATCAATTCTTCCTTCCTACTACACCTCTCTGACAGTTCGTGACAGCTAATGGGTGATTCTATGAGTGGACTTTCATTAAGGTCTATAAGTTCTTTCTTCCCTATCCTAACATCTTTCTTCCATGCAAACACCTCAAGAGATTTGAAATGTGACCCCaatactatatctatatatgtttgccaTTCGATCTCTCCATTCAAGTCTAACATAAATTTATGTGACATGACACCGCCGCCCACATCGTATCTCCCTTGCATACCAACCGACTCATCATTCCAATCCAATTCATGCTTGATGCGAGACATTAACTCCTCAAAGGTAGGCTTCGCAAAAAACACTAATTGTCTAACTGTCATTCCCTCAAATTGGCTTCCATGTGTACTTTCATCTACCACACAACCACCATAATGAAGCCGGAccaatctatccatctacaatttttaacccatgcataaacattaattacttgaaaataatatgtaattaccattgcaataccaatacttcaaaagctaacaacatgtctaatttttccaataaataagtacattactcaaatactacacattattgataaaaaaaaactctactccTACAAATTACCTACCCTTCACCACACATCAACCCCTTTCAAACCCTCTCAATCACCACAAATCCATCCCACATCCTAGGCCATCACCACACATCCATCTCCCATCAAACCCTAGCGCATCACCAAACATCCAtcccaaatatattttgtcaaatgtatcaataacaaccaaatggataaagatatgccacctccacacttcatccccacccatattatccatctaataatccatccttagccaactattatcaaaccacgtctacaaccaaaacaatgcaaaatatccaataaaactttggggaacttagggtttatagaagggtttaccttctcttccgatcccaaactcaatgccgcacaaatcaccttcgattagagaggtttttgggggagattgggcgaggagaacgcggtggcgaccgaaccctaggcgggcggctggggaaaaaacggaggaagaacTGGCTGGGGCGGCCTCGGCCGGGCTCTAAGTAGCCAAGGTCAGCGCCAACTtacttggcgctgaggttgggcacctcagcgccgaagcggttggcgctgaggtagctgccacgtcagctaggggatcggcccggccgccacggtggcacaatgtcagcgccagtcccgttggcgctgacacggccaacctcagcgccaatgcgcttggcgctgagccgacggcctagttttggttgaagtttttggcaggggttagtttcgaaataagtttttgaaaagggtcaatttgtcaaaaaaaacggCTCAATTTGCACCCAAAAAAATTGTTAATGCAAGACGATAAATTAATAGATACTTCCAccattttataatgtaagactttctagtatttctcgtattcattagcatctatatgaatggggaaaatactagaaagtcttacattatgaaacggaggtagtagcaacAAGACAACAAATTTAAGTAGCAGAGAGTGGCTACATCCATTTTTAACTTGATATATCTGAATCACCGGTAGCAAGATATAAGGTGCAAGATTACATCATAATGATGAGCAGAACTAGTATAATATATAACTAGTATAATGATGAGCAGAAACTTGCAAATTACAAAGCCACAGCAAGCAGATTGTTAAATAAATTAAGCTTCCTCCTTAAGCTTGGTCCTCCAGTTCCTCCTGTTCCTCCTCGACCATCCTCTTCCTCATCTCCTCCGGTGTCCTCCAGTTTATCCAGCCCCTCATATCGatgagctcgtcgtcgtcgtggtggtcATGGTCATCGGAGGTGGT
Above is a window of Oryza sativa Japonica Group chromosome 10, ASM3414082v1 DNA encoding:
- the LOC107279023 gene encoding uncharacterized protein yields the protein MIALLFQYDILCRRKRQMGCLPMLDLVDGTILACLKWAMGRCLNRSTAHSSVSVGTIIGPSQQMKDILSNWEVIVVNQDRLGVQGKKMQADNGLEVWARSLSNNRKDVVLWNRPSLRIGRALDSLGQWLSLLVIYGR
- the LOC107275451 gene encoding UPF0329 protein ECU05_1680/ECU11_0050, with translation MERDEIEGIGKLNSPEKKKEKEKRRRKHKPDEAKEEMVVDAIPKEEENLKSPEKGSPKKKEKRRHKHKHKPKPDGTQAVLKEEEESNSKSKAPAEGEKKRKKKKLVTVKLSDELMGYLRTKEVMAYLARETPRPLPIDPGVAQHMFVDQELRQEIAAQVHENREFDAFVLYQYRTKGYAEIQQEVTDDDDDDDEV